A region of Candidatus Yanofskybacteria bacterium DNA encodes the following proteins:
- a CDS encoding winged helix DNA-binding domain-containing protein, with amino-acid sequence MKLYDIAMLRMYNQRIVGDKFNRPEEVVRHLGAIQAQDYQSALWAIGLRMKKADKADVERALAEGKIVRTWPMRGTLHFVATEDAHWMMDLLVSKNIRAAALRGDKRFGLNDNVINQCKRVIQKALRGGKSLSRPELYQVLERQDIDTKNSRGLHILGRLALEKVICFGPRKDKQQVFVLFDEWISESKKLSRDESLAKLAIRYFTGHGPAQIKDLAWWSGLSIKDIGVGIELAGPELVKEVADGKTYWMAPKQSRVVKSNTAYLLPAFDEFLVAYRDRSASLEAIHAKHINPGANGMLSPVIVINGQVLGTWKRITKRGMIDIELKPFAQLATDQMKSIDKEKEAYLKFLNL; translated from the coding sequence ATGAAACTATACGATATTGCCATGCTCCGCATGTACAACCAGCGGATCGTTGGCGACAAATTTAATAGACCCGAGGAAGTTGTCAGGCATTTGGGTGCCATTCAAGCTCAAGATTATCAAAGCGCTTTGTGGGCCATTGGTTTGCGCATGAAGAAAGCCGATAAGGCTGACGTCGAGAGGGCACTGGCCGAGGGAAAGATTGTTCGAACATGGCCGATGCGCGGGACGTTGCATTTCGTGGCCACGGAAGATGCTCATTGGATGATGGATCTGCTGGTGTCTAAGAATATCAGAGCCGCGGCCTTACGCGGCGATAAAAGATTCGGTCTCAATGATAACGTCATTAATCAATGCAAACGAGTAATTCAAAAAGCTTTACGTGGCGGCAAATCATTATCTCGTCCAGAGCTTTACCAAGTTCTAGAGAGGCAGGACATAGATACTAAGAACAGTCGTGGACTACACATTCTGGGTCGCCTAGCTCTTGAAAAAGTAATATGCTTTGGTCCTAGAAAAGATAAGCAGCAGGTTTTTGTACTCTTTGACGAATGGATTTCTGAATCCAAAAAACTTAGCCGAGATGAGTCTCTGGCCAAGTTAGCAATTAGATATTTCACTGGTCATGGCCCAGCTCAAATTAAGGACTTGGCTTGGTGGTCGGGTCTTTCGATTAAAGACATTGGCGTCGGGATTGAACTCGCTGGGCCTGAACTCGTAAAAGAAGTGGCTGATGGTAAAACATATTGGATGGCGCCCAAGCAGTCTAGGGTAGTAAAAAGTAACACGGCCTATTTGCTACCGGCGTTCGATGAGTTTTTGGTGGCCTATCGCGATCGGAGCGCTTCTCTTGAGGCGATCCACGCTAAGCATATAAATCCAGGAGCAAATGGCATGTTGAGTCCAGTGATCGTGATTAATGGACAAGTACTCGGGACTTGGAAGAGGATTACCAAGAGAGGCATGATCGATATCGAGCTCAAACCATTTGCCCAGCTTGCGACTGACCAAATGAAATCCATCGATAAGGAGAAAGAGGCTTATCTTAAATTCTTAAATCTTTGA